The Diospyros lotus cultivar Yz01 chromosome 15, ASM1463336v1, whole genome shotgun sequence genome has a window encoding:
- the LOC127792277 gene encoding uncharacterized protein LOC127792277 codes for METRFHGLPPLKRFRLMQEEQQKKETQYAAAVSFPLPAKKRKEAWDLHPPAAVCLPAKKRIWAVQPNLVPDEETSAFDLNKPPVGDQGNRDEIAEGENEDDENGGEEEEEDDGIECAVCQSTDGDPSDPIVFCDGCDLMVHATCFGSPLINGVPEGDWFCAQCSASQPPQPGAGASPFSCCLCPAAGGAMKPTTDGRWAHIVCALFVPEVFFSDPEGREDIDCSKVPVRRFEQSCYLCKTANGCAIDCSEPKCPLAFHVSCGLKEGLCVEYRESRAKGAIVAGFCKGHTELWKKQQQTGKFKIVARDETKE; via the exons ATGGAGACCAGGTTTCATGGCTTACCTCCTCTGAAAAGATTCAGGCTGATGCAAGAAGAGCAGCAGAAAAAAGAGACCCAGTACGCCGCCGCCGTATCATTCCCTCTCCCAGCCAAAAAGAGGAAAGAAGCCTGGGATCTGCATCCGCCTGCCGCCGTGTGTTTGCCGGCCAAGAAAAGGATCTGGGCGGTTCAGCCCAACCTCGTCCCGGATGAAGAAACCTCGGCCTTCGACCTCAACAAGCCGCCGGTCGGCGACCAAGGAAACCGCGATGAAATTGCAGAAGGTgaaaatgaagatgatgaaaatggcggagaagaggaagaagaagacgacggGATCGAATGCGCCGTGTGCCAAAGCACAGACGGCGACCCTTCAGACCCCATAGTGTTCTGCGATGGCTGCGATCTAATGGTCCACGCAACCTGCTTCGGCTCGCCCCTCATCAATGGCGTTCCAGAAGGAGACTGGTTTTGCGCCCAATGCTCGGCTTCTCAGCCGCCGCAACCCGGCGCCGGCGCAAGCCCTTTTTCTTGCTGCCTCTGTCCGGCCGCCGGCGGCGCCATGAAGCCGACCACCGATGGCCGGTGGGCTCACATTGTGTGCGCTTTGTTTGTTCCGGAAGTATTCTTCTCCGATCCAGAAGGCCGAGAAGACATCGACTGTTCGAAAGTTCCTGTGAGAAGGTTTGAGCAGAGTTGCTATCTGTGCAAAACTGCGAATGGGTGCGCCATCGATTGTTCTGAACCTAAGTGTCCATTGGCGTTCCACGTGAGCTGTGGGTTGAAGGAGGGTCTTTGTGTTGAGTACAGAGAAAGCAGAGCCAAGGGTGCCATTGTTGCTGGGTTCTGCAAAGGCCACACCGAGCTGTGGAAGAAG CAACAACAAACAGGGAAATTCAAGATTGTTGCAAGAGATGAGACCAAGGAGTAG